The Archocentrus centrarchus isolate MPI-CPG fArcCen1 chromosome 1, fArcCen1, whole genome shotgun sequence genome includes the window gcaactcaaataaccactcattacaaccaaggtatgcattTAAACGTCTCTAGATGCACAACATGTTGagctttgaagcagatgggctacggcagcaggagaccacaccgggtgcgaCTCCAGTCAGctgcaattcacacaggctcaccaaaaggGGACAACTGATGATTGGAAAACTGTTCCCTGggctgatgagtctcgatttctgttGCGACATTTCGATGGAAGGatcagaatttgatgtaaacagcatgaaagcatggatccatcctgcgttgtatcaacagttcaggctgttggTTGTAGTGGCCCCTTAGTACTAACTTAGCATACTTCAGTATTGCTGCTGTGTATCTTGTGATGGCTGGTTCCAGCTGGAAAACAAGCCATGTCACAAACGTAAAATCATCTAaaactggtttcctgaacaaaaaaaaaaatgagctcactgtactcagtcaccagatctcaagccAACAGAGCACCTGTGGGCTGTGTTGGAagaggagattcacatcatgtcagtatggagcAAAATGTTTCCAGCTCCTTGTTGAATTTTTGAAGGATTATggaagctctgaaggcaaaagggggtacAACTCAGTACAAGCAAGGTGtatctaatgaagtggccggCAAATGTATAATAATGCATCCTCCATTTAGACACAAATATTTTGAcaatatgtttaaataaagtgtgtTTTAAATGTAACTTGCATCTCCATCAAACTAGACAACCTAAtgattttataaaacatttctACAGCTACCAAATTGACTCACCTGCACTTGAGGGAGTAGATTTTACCCACCAGTTTGACCAGTGGAGTTAGTGGGGGCTTTGGCAGCAGAGCAGGGATATTGCCAGACCGCGGTGGTTGCTGGGAGTTCCTGTTCTGATTTTCCCTACCTGTAGATGCCCCGTGTTTTTGTAAATGCACCcctaaaaatcacacagagAGGTATAAATATTGCTTTGTAATCTATTACACTACATCTGTATCCGGCTATCTTCCACAGTCTGTCATCTCTCACCCCTTGAGGAGCGCACACTGTAGTTGCTATACTCCTTCCTGCTCGCTTTGTGCTCACGATGCTGCATGGAAGACTTCAGACTGCTGCCGACCACAGAGTCAGAGTCTGTGGACGGCGATGGGGAAGGAGCAGTTCTCTGggactaaaagaaaaatacagtaaattaGAATTTGCCTAATACACTGATCATGTTTAGCTGAATATTTCAGACCACAACCCACCTTCTTGATGTAAAGGTCTCCCATGCGATAACGCTTGGTTATTTCCGACACCTTGGCTGGATCTCTCTTGATCAACTCACTGAGGAGTTCGATTGGGGAAGTCGCTCCATCTGCCTTCCATTCAATGATGCCCAGCTGTCGGAGGTGGGCCCTCGCGTGACTGGCCAGGGCCTTACGGTTTTCAAAGTCAAACCCACAAAGCTCACAGGATGTATCTGACACAAACAAGACAGTACACAAATCTTTCAAATCTTTGTGATTACATAAACCTCACAAAAATTAGATGCAGTGTACTTTGATCAGGTAAACCCGAGTAATCCTCATCCTCAACCACTTAGGTAATTTAATCTAACAGAATTAATTTCAAAACCTGCCACATAAAGTGCACTGAGATTGGGATGAACTTGTCGAACCACCTTTAGCAAAATAACGAAGTAATAATTTTCAGCCCCagccagttgcagcagatgactgcccctccctgagcctggttccgCTGGAGGATTCTTCccgttaaaagggagtttttccttcctactgttgccaaatgcttgctcatagggggatCATTTTGACTATTGGGTTTTCGCTGtaattattggagggtctttaccttacaatataaagtgccttgaggtgactgttgtgatttggcgctatatattatattaaattgaactgaattgaagttcgtttagagagaagaggctttctacTGACAGCCCTTCCAAATaaaccatacttgttcagtctttttctaattatcCTGTCATGAACTTAAACTTTTAGCACGTTAACTCAGACCTGTAGAGTGTGAGATGTAGGTTTCTCTCAGTATTATACAGTCTGACTTTTTGTTGAATTTggtgggacgtccactcctagAAAGATTGTGGCATTTTGCTAATCTGGAGCATTGAGATCAGCAAACTGCCACAAtcccaaaacctctgcttttatagaggtggtcaaaTGCATCTAATTAGCAGCACGTGGCTGCTACTTATCCTCTTGATTcttgtggaagcagtaagggtgtaccttagtttttcacaggactgtatatGTCGAGGCCTGTTATTTTAAttcaaaagaaaatcattttaaaaaataaaatgttctacttttagACTACTTCCTGGAAGTTTAGACCACTTCAACTACATGCTTTCAATTTAAGAGTCCACAGTTTCCAAGTAAGTGTCCGtctaggactttttttttttaaccatactTCATAGTTGACTGCAGTACTAAGTCAACttaatataattaaaatgttGAGTACACAAAAGTGACACAAAGCTCCAGGAACTAGTTTCaccaaaaagttaaaataattaattcGTTAATGAACTGAAGCATTTGCCAAGAACATTGTCATTAATCACAAATGACAGGAGCTATGTCACAACCACAGATTAGTTGAACTGTGTTTAGATTAGTGTTAATGTCACGTACAAGTTGGCTTTACTTACCAAGGTGTATGACTCCACTCTTGCTAAATGAAGATTTCTCTTTCATGGAATAATCAAGAGGCGAGTTAGAAGCTCTTTCCCCAGACGTGAGGCTGTCTAGGGATCTTCTGGAGCCTTGAGAGCTCCATGAGCCTTTGCCCGATGCTGTAGACCCCCTGACGCTTAGCTCTTTCCTGCCTTCTTCACCGTGCATCATCACTTCTTTTAGAAGATCaattggtgatgttttaattgacCAAGTGAGACCAAGTTGCCGGAGATGGGCACGAGCGTGGCAAGACAGGGCTTTGCGGGTGTCAAACAGCTGGCCGCAGAATTCACAAAGGACTGTCGGTGGGGACGGCACATCTGTGGACGCTGGGGATcgttaaatataataaaacattaTACATCCAACTTCACTATACACACAaatagaaaaatgcaaaaaaacaaaaaaagagcaaaaaaaagaacGAAATTAAGTATGCTGTAGTATATGGTACCAAACATAAAACATTTGCCAAACTTATTTTGATTAAAGATTTTCTGCTTTACCGGATTCAGAAGGTTTTGCAGAAATGACAGCAGCAGCCAAATTCTGCACAGGGGAGCTGCTCTCACTGGTGGATGCCTTCAGCTGAACAGACACCTCAGTCTCTACAGGCTCAGGCTTAGGTTTTCTATGGAGGGGGTCCACCGCTAGCCGAAAACCTTTCTTAGCTTTTGGTGCCCTGTTAACAGGCGCCTGAGGAGACTGAGAGATCTTTTCAGGGCTTGTTGAAAGGggtgtggaggaaaaagggGTCCAGGATTGGCTTGGACCGGAAGACTGAGCTGGGACTTCAGGAAAGGGTGGGGCTGGAGATGGTGCTGCAGATGAGCTGgctgtattgtttgttttgggggtgtGTACGGCTTCTAACATACCACTGCTCACCAGATCCTGGACGGCATCAATTGCAGAGTTTTTCCCCACTAATTCACTCATTCCAATGTGACGCAGGTGAGAGCGCGCATGGCTCGCCAGGCCTTTTCTATTCTCAAATTCCTCCCCGCAGAGAATACACGTGCACTCCTCTGATATTTTAGGCCGTTTGCTTGAGGATGACTCAGGTGGAGGTGACTGAGTAGAAGGGCGTTTGGACGAGGATCTAGGTGGACTATTGGATGGGAGCTCTTCCTTTTTCTCAAAGTCAACAGGCTTGAGGTCCTCCTCTTCCATGATCTGGTAAAGAAGATCAATAGGACTCCCCTTGATGTCACTGTCAGAGATTCCAATCTGGCGCAAATGGGCCCGAGCGTGACTAGCCAGGCCTTTGCGTGTCTCATACCAGCAGCCACAAAGTTCGCAAACGTACACCTCATCACGGGGATCTGAAgctaaaagaatgaaaaaattgTTGGGAGAAAGGCACAAAGTTAGCAGGAGACTAATTTGACATCAATACACTGCAAATTTGAATACGTTCTATTAAGCTCTGCCTTGCACATGCAGCTACTCCCCttcaaaatttatatttcttttaaattgttgTGTTGTTTCCCTTACAACTGTCTGGGGGGGCACCCAAGataatcatattttatttactttgtttaccgAATTTATGTGTCCTGGTTTAATTTCAGTGCAATGTGAGAACCTCCTTCATTTTCAGTCTCAGTcacttttggtttctgtttctttccatCAGACTTTTTGCTATGcttatgagtgtgtgtgcgcaagAAGGGGAGGAGTAGCAGAAGAGGCTACCAAGTTTGTGACAACTGCTATCGCATCTGTCTAAATCCATTCATTAACAGATGTTGGCTGACCCTGAAAGTCTGCAGGCCTATTATTCTAGAGCACAACACAGGATGGTTtatgtttcccttttttttttttggggggggggggggggggggggggggggggggggctatcccagctgtcatggggcgagaggcagggtacaccctgaacaggtcgccagcctgttgcagggccaacacagagggacagacgacctttcacactcacattcacgctctcattcacacctatgggcaatttagattagccaattaacctaaccccagtaagtgcatgtctttggcatgtgggaggaaaccggagtacccggaggaaacccacgcaagcacggggagaacatgcaaactccacacagagagagggagaggcctgggccaaggtggaatcgaacccaggccctccagatggtattctaactgtgaggcagcagtgctaaccactacgccaccgtgctgccctattTATATTATGTTTAAGAAAACAACTCAGTCCAGTCATACCTAATGTGATAGGAGCATCAGTTTCCCGTGGTGCCCACAGTGGCTTTGCTGCGGCTGTGCGCTCTGAGGAAGATGAGCTGCTGCCTTCAGCTGGCTTAACAGGAGGAGGAGTTGATGGGAGGACAGACGCTGACGACTCATTCAGGTTTGCTGCAGATCCCTGATGATCCACTATTTGTGAAGTTGTCAAGAGCCCAACCCCCGTCTTATAAGTGGTATTGGTGTCCTCTTCTTCTGGAGGTGGCTTGGACTCCTGctgtaatgtaattttttgaggcactgaaacatgtaaaaatgaGTCTGATTTGAAATCTGGAAGGCTGCCATATCTCTCCCGGGTGATCTGGTAGAGGAGCTCTATGGGAGCCCCACTGCTTTCTGACACCGTTACGCCAAGCTTGCGCAGATGGAGGCGGGCGTGGCTGGAAAGTCCCCGGCGTGTCTCGAAGTACGTTCCACAGACTTCACACATTACTGGCTGTGGAGATGCTGTGGGGGAGTTCAGAATGGAGATTACCatcacaaacagaaagaaaactgtAATCACTgcctcaaaacaaaaagaaaggggGGGCAAGCTTGaagcttcttttattttcttttgatactgttgaccataaaattttacttaataGGCTTACATTTTTGGCTGGTATCTCTGGGTCTGCATTAGATTGGTATCCCTTTTATTAATCTGGAAGCAAGTTCTCCTCTAACGCTGCTCCTCTGACTGGTGGGGTTCCACAAGGCTCTTggtcattattattttcttactACATCCTTCCTTTAGCCAGCATCATTCAATCGTTTTCAAGCATTTCTTATCATTTCTATGCCAATGACATTCATCTGTATATGTCTTTTAAGACACACCAGCTGGATAGGCTATCCACCCTAGTCCACTGTTTATCCCAGATTAGTAACTGGCTCTCCAAAACCTTGTTTTAAATTCCAGCAAGACTGAGATCATGATTATACCTCCTCCTAAATTACATACAAGAATCAGTCAGGCCCTTGCttctttttgttcatttgtgaAATCCAGTGT containing:
- the LOC115790188 gene encoding protein Wiz-like, whose translation is MDSLASPQPVMCEVCGTYFETRRGLSSHARLHLRKLGVTVSESSGAPIELLYQITRERYGSLPDFKSDSFLHVSVPQKITLQQESKPPPEEEDTNTTYKTGVGLLTTSQIVDHQGSAANLNESSASVLPSTPPPVKPAEGSSSSSSERTAAAKPLWAPRETDAPITLASDPRDEVYVCELCGCWYETRKGLASHARAHLRQIGISDSDIKGSPIDLLYQIMEEEDLKPVDFEKKEELPSNSPPRSSSKRPSTQSPPPESSSSKRPKISEECTCILCGEEFENRKGLASHARSHLRHIGMSELVGKNSAIDAVQDLVSSGMLEAVHTPKTNNTASSSAAPSPAPPFPEVPAQSSGPSQSWTPFSSTPLSTSPEKISQSPQAPVNRAPKAKKGFRLAVDPLHRKPKPEPVETEVSVQLKASTSESSSPVQNLAAAVISAKPSESASTDVPSPPTVLCEFCGQLFDTRKALSCHARAHLRQLGLTWSIKTSPIDLLKEVMMHGEEGRKELSVRGSTASGKGSWSSQGSRRSLDSLTSGERASNSPLDYSMKEKSSFSKSGVIHLDTSCELCGFDFENRKALASHARAHLRQLGIIEWKADGATSPIELLSELIKRDPAKVSEITKRYRMGDLYIKKSQRTAPSPSPSTDSDSVVGSSLKSSMQHREHKASRKEYSNYSVRSSRGVHLQKHGASTGRENQNRNSQQPPRSGNIPALLPKPPLTPLVKLVGKIYSLKCRFCEEVFQGPLSVQEQWITHLQKHILSLGCKDKTSPPATPVTTPALVHPVAV